One window of Vanessa cardui chromosome 5, ilVanCard2.1, whole genome shotgun sequence genomic DNA carries:
- the LOC124529883 gene encoding chorion peroxidase-like isoform X1 — MEESLFPGASALRQSSLLEQCPLRGPPKCPPASKRYRTHDGTCNNLNRPRWGATMTPVQRFLQPVYSDGIQAPRKSFFGTTLPSAREISALIHEDKNAENPGITHLLMQWGQFLDHDVTSSSQSRGFNGSVPRCCKDGGRDFIPKELMHPECMPIAVPPSDPFYGPRGVRCLDFVRSSPAPRDDCALGWREQFNQVSAYIDGSPLYASSARQSDKLRLFRNGMLQYGRVQQRRPLLPPDRDELCRGGAVSTDCFKSGDARVNEHPGLVAAHIVWLRQHNRMAQELAHLNPHWSDEKIYQETRKIVGAMIQHITYREFLPIVLGSEVMRLFELELQQKGFYRGYSPKISASPASSFGSAAFRFGHSLVQSSFVRFDRFHHPLNNNVSLHDELTNPSNIWSMGAVDRLLLGMVNQPIQKRDEFITEELTNHLFQTPHFSFGMDLAAINIQRGRDHGVPPYTSWREPCGLSTISNFEDLFRIMPARVVRKLKVLYRHVDDIDLFTGGMAERPVVGGLVGPTFACIIAQQFSNLRKGDRFWYENGGFESSFTPAQLQQIRRISLAQVLCRTLDSIDNIQPFAFLSPDNPDNERISCRNGLLNNFDLSPWIEIHSDSSNDVRKSDEDGPATTKPRRTKPTTAGPLTTTKKSQKVGQPNRKKPNSVDDSNNTQKLSHKLNGTDFNDIDRTDNKTINSKPNVIVQAIDDKLDFKNKTRRYSDVDISSRYNPTRQYNDYYDDVQNVQSVVINNSPNKKRPSRPYISVTENIDKYTYLINYVPRPTQSWRQTTRRNHDRDVVKVTYQTYDDTYRRPNRPYYNRDDLDNDFESRDNKPIAPVTENFQSSARSNDDDTFEPTLSTEKTVLTDRPKLPLDKSSQVEKIDPTTENIYKLLTFGYVGTYRGDAITNTNKENTRINDNDKIHDVISKDFSTVETDKYDANFTDDLNNTKLSTFILYETATKPYNLHRPTRRNDDEHMTVDPKNKYFFMHNVLRKYPDGSSLKDQIKGEKANANNNIKTNSPNLDDLGIQERSGINKLSSNIDESKPISNEKPKLKRPATSVKTPSVAFQIIPSENNPSQWAVYEEKEDLPGGVPQRMPSIKSDPYALREIPRPMNFNSLRRRPGRI; from the exons ATGGAAGAAAGCCTGTTTCCAGGCGCAAGCGCACTGCGGCAGTCGTCTTTATTGGAACAGTGCCCTCTACGCGGACCCCCTAAATGCCCACCTGCTTCTAAAAG ATATCGCACACACGATGGTACATGTAACAACCTCAACCGGCCAAGATGGGGCGCCACCATGACACCAGTTCAACGATTCCTACAACCCGTCTATTCTGACGGCATCCAAGCACCACGTAAATCATTCTTCGGTACCACTCTCCCATCAGCAAGAGAAATTAGTGCATTAATTCACGAAGACAAAAACGCTGAGAACCCCGGCATAACCCATTTACTGATGCAATGGGGGCAGTTCTTGGATCATGATGTAACATCCTCCTCCCAATCGAGAGGATTCAACGGATCAGTACCTAGATGCTGTAAGGATGGTGGAAGAGATTTTATACCTAAGGAACTTATg CACCCGGAATGCATGCCTATCGCCGTCCCACCATCAGATCCATTCTACGGTCCAAGGGGTGTACGTTGTCTGGACTTTGTGCGATCATCCCCAGCTCCTCGAGATGACTGCGCACTGGGGTGGCGTGAGCAGTTTAACCAAGTATCTGCGTACATAGACGGCTCGCCGCTATACGCCAGCTCTGCTAGACAATCGGACAAACTTAGGCTGTTTAGGAATG GGATGCTGCAATACGGTCGCGTCCAGCAGCGCCGGCCGCTGCTGCCGCCGGACCGCGACGAGCTGTGTCGCGGCGGCGCGGTGTCCACCGACTGCTTCAAGTCCGGCGACGCGCGCGTCAACGAGCACCCCGGACTCGTCGCGGCGCACATCGTCTGGCTGAGGCAGCACAACAG AATGGCTCAAGAGCTCGCGCATTTAAACCCTCATTGGAGCGATGAAAAGATCTACCAGGAAACACGCAAGATTGTCGGTGCCATGATTCAACACATCACCTACAGAGAATTTCTACCTATTGTCTTAG GATCTGAAGTGATGCGGCTGTTTGAACTGGAACTACAACAGAAGGGCTTCTATCGTGGCTACAGCCCAAAAATCAGCGCAAGCCCCGCTAGTTCCTTTGGATCTGCTGCTTTTCGCTTCGGTCACAGCCTCGTGCAGTCTTCCTTTGTTCGCTTTGACAGATTTCATCACCCCCTTAACAACA ATGTTTCTCTCCACGATGAACTAACAAACCCATCTAACATCTGGAGCATGGGCGCCGTCGATCGCCTCCTCCTCGGCATGGTTAACCAACCTATACAGAAACGCGATGAATTTATTACCGAGGAGTTGACAAATCATCTGTTCCAAACTCCTCACTTTAGTTTCGGAATGGATTTGGCGGCTATCAACATTCAAAGAGGGAGAGACCATGGCGTCCCACCATACACATCTTGGAGAGAACCCTGTGGGTTATCAACTATAAGTAACTTCGAAGATCTGTTTAGAATCATGCCAGCAAGAGTCGTTAGGAAACTGAAGGTTTTATACag ACACGTAGACGACATTGATCTATTTACTGGCGGCATGGCGGAACGCCCTGTAGTTGGAGGCTTAGTGGGCCCGACATTCGCATGTATCATTGCTCAACAATTTTCAAATTTGCGGAAAGGTGATCGTTTTTG gtatGAGAACGGAGGATTTGAATCTTCGTTCACGCCAGCACAGTTGCAACAAATACGCAGGATATCTCTAGCGCAAGTTCTTTGCCGTACATTAGATTCTATTGACAACATTCAACCTTTCGCTTTTCTTTCTCCTGACAACCCTGACAATGAACGAATATCATGCCGTAATGGACTgcttaataattttgatttatctcCCTGGATTGAAATACATTCAGACTCAAGTAATGACGTGCGAAAATCCGATGAAGATGGGCCCGCTACCACTAAGCCCAGAAGAACTAAGCCCACTACTGCTGGACCTCTAACGACTACTAAAAAATCACAAAAAGTAGGACAACCTAATAGAAAGAAACCAAACTCTGTAGACGACTCAAATAACACACAAAAATTAAGCCATAAACTCAATGGTACTGACTTTAATGACATTGACCGTActgataataaaacaataaactcaAAACCTAACGTAATAGTACAAGCGATTGATGACAAACTAGACTTTAAAAACAAGACTAGACGTTACAGCGACGTCGACATCAGTAGTCGATACAACCCGACTCGACAATACAATGACTATTACGACGACGTTCAAAACGTACAATCCGTAGTTATTAACAACTCACCGAATAAGAAAAGACCAAGTAGGCCTTACATATCTGTGACTGAAAATATagacaaatatacatatttgataaattacgTACCAAGACCAACTCAATCGTGGCGACAGACTACGAGACGAAACCACGATAGAGATGTAGTCAAGGTAACTTACCAAACATATGACGATACTTACAGACGACCAAACAGACCGTACTATAATAGAGACGACTTAGACAATGACTTTGAATCTCGTGACAACAAACCAATTGCACCCGTGACAGAAAACTTTCAATCCTCAGCTAGGTCCAATGACGACGATACTTTTGAACCAACACTGTCTACAGAAAAAACTGTACTGACTGACCGACCGAAACTTCCTTTGGATAAATCTTCGCAAGTTGAGAAAATTGATCCAACGACTGAGaacatttacaaattacttaCTTTCGGTTACGTAGGGACTTACAGAGGTGACGCGATCACCAATACTAACAAAGAAAATACTCGTATTAATGACAATGACAAAATACATGACGTTATAAGTAAAGACTTTTCGACTGTTGAGACTGACAAATATGATGCTAACTTTACTGATGacttaaataatactaaacttTCAACTTTCATCCTTTATGAGACCGCGACAAAACCTTACAACTTACATAGGCCGACACGACGAAACGATGACGAACATATGACTGTAgatccaaaaaataaatactttttcatgCATAACGTTTTACGAAAATATCCAGATGGATCATCGTTGAAAGACCAAATAAAAGGAGAAAAAGcaaatgcaaataataatataaaaacgaatTCTCCAAATTTAGATGATTTAGGAATACAGGAAAGATCAgggataaataaattatcttcaaACATAGACGAGTCTAAACCTATAAGTAATGAGAAGCCGAAACTTAAGAGACCTGCTACTTCTGTGAAAACTCCATCCGTAGCTTTCCAAATAATACCAAGTGAAAACAA ccCTTCACAGTGGGCAGTATATGAAGAGAAAGAAGACCTTCCTGGAGGAGTCCCTCAGAGGATGCCATCCATCAAATCTGACCCCTACGCTCTTCGAGAAATTCCTCGACCTATGAACTTCAACTCTTTAAGACGAAGACCTGGACGAATTTAA
- the LOC124529883 gene encoding uncharacterized protein LOC124529883 isoform X2, with translation MLQYGRVQQRRPLLPPDRDELCRGGAVSTDCFKSGDARVNEHPGLVAAHIVWLRQHNRMAQELAHLNPHWSDEKIYQETRKIVGAMIQHITYREFLPIVLGSEVMRLFELELQQKGFYRGYSPKISASPASSFGSAAFRFGHSLVQSSFVRFDRFHHPLNNNVSLHDELTNPSNIWSMGAVDRLLLGMVNQPIQKRDEFITEELTNHLFQTPHFSFGMDLAAINIQRGRDHGVPPYTSWREPCGLSTISNFEDLFRIMPARVVRKLKVLYRHVDDIDLFTGGMAERPVVGGLVGPTFACIIAQQFSNLRKGDRFWYENGGFESSFTPAQLQQIRRISLAQVLCRTLDSIDNIQPFAFLSPDNPDNERISCRNGLLNNFDLSPWIEIHSDSSNDVRKSDEDGPATTKPRRTKPTTAGPLTTTKKSQKVGQPNRKKPNSVDDSNNTQKLSHKLNGTDFNDIDRTDNKTINSKPNVIVQAIDDKLDFKNKTRRYSDVDISSRYNPTRQYNDYYDDVQNVQSVVINNSPNKKRPSRPYISVTENIDKYTYLINYVPRPTQSWRQTTRRNHDRDVVKVTYQTYDDTYRRPNRPYYNRDDLDNDFESRDNKPIAPVTENFQSSARSNDDDTFEPTLSTEKTVLTDRPKLPLDKSSQVEKIDPTTENIYKLLTFGYVGTYRGDAITNTNKENTRINDNDKIHDVISKDFSTVETDKYDANFTDDLNNTKLSTFILYETATKPYNLHRPTRRNDDEHMTVDPKNKYFFMHNVLRKYPDGSSLKDQIKGEKANANNNIKTNSPNLDDLGIQERSGINKLSSNIDESKPISNEKPKLKRPATSVKTPSVAFQIIPSENNPSQWAVYEEKEDLPGGVPQRMPSIKSDPYALREIPRPMNFNSLRRRPGRI, from the exons ATGCTGCAATACGGTCGCGTCCAGCAGCGCCGGCCGCTGCTGCCGCCGGACCGCGACGAGCTGTGTCGCGGCGGCGCGGTGTCCACCGACTGCTTCAAGTCCGGCGACGCGCGCGTCAACGAGCACCCCGGACTCGTCGCGGCGCACATCGTCTGGCTGAGGCAGCACAACAG AATGGCTCAAGAGCTCGCGCATTTAAACCCTCATTGGAGCGATGAAAAGATCTACCAGGAAACACGCAAGATTGTCGGTGCCATGATTCAACACATCACCTACAGAGAATTTCTACCTATTGTCTTAG GATCTGAAGTGATGCGGCTGTTTGAACTGGAACTACAACAGAAGGGCTTCTATCGTGGCTACAGCCCAAAAATCAGCGCAAGCCCCGCTAGTTCCTTTGGATCTGCTGCTTTTCGCTTCGGTCACAGCCTCGTGCAGTCTTCCTTTGTTCGCTTTGACAGATTTCATCACCCCCTTAACAACA ATGTTTCTCTCCACGATGAACTAACAAACCCATCTAACATCTGGAGCATGGGCGCCGTCGATCGCCTCCTCCTCGGCATGGTTAACCAACCTATACAGAAACGCGATGAATTTATTACCGAGGAGTTGACAAATCATCTGTTCCAAACTCCTCACTTTAGTTTCGGAATGGATTTGGCGGCTATCAACATTCAAAGAGGGAGAGACCATGGCGTCCCACCATACACATCTTGGAGAGAACCCTGTGGGTTATCAACTATAAGTAACTTCGAAGATCTGTTTAGAATCATGCCAGCAAGAGTCGTTAGGAAACTGAAGGTTTTATACag ACACGTAGACGACATTGATCTATTTACTGGCGGCATGGCGGAACGCCCTGTAGTTGGAGGCTTAGTGGGCCCGACATTCGCATGTATCATTGCTCAACAATTTTCAAATTTGCGGAAAGGTGATCGTTTTTG gtatGAGAACGGAGGATTTGAATCTTCGTTCACGCCAGCACAGTTGCAACAAATACGCAGGATATCTCTAGCGCAAGTTCTTTGCCGTACATTAGATTCTATTGACAACATTCAACCTTTCGCTTTTCTTTCTCCTGACAACCCTGACAATGAACGAATATCATGCCGTAATGGACTgcttaataattttgatttatctcCCTGGATTGAAATACATTCAGACTCAAGTAATGACGTGCGAAAATCCGATGAAGATGGGCCCGCTACCACTAAGCCCAGAAGAACTAAGCCCACTACTGCTGGACCTCTAACGACTACTAAAAAATCACAAAAAGTAGGACAACCTAATAGAAAGAAACCAAACTCTGTAGACGACTCAAATAACACACAAAAATTAAGCCATAAACTCAATGGTACTGACTTTAATGACATTGACCGTActgataataaaacaataaactcaAAACCTAACGTAATAGTACAAGCGATTGATGACAAACTAGACTTTAAAAACAAGACTAGACGTTACAGCGACGTCGACATCAGTAGTCGATACAACCCGACTCGACAATACAATGACTATTACGACGACGTTCAAAACGTACAATCCGTAGTTATTAACAACTCACCGAATAAGAAAAGACCAAGTAGGCCTTACATATCTGTGACTGAAAATATagacaaatatacatatttgataaattacgTACCAAGACCAACTCAATCGTGGCGACAGACTACGAGACGAAACCACGATAGAGATGTAGTCAAGGTAACTTACCAAACATATGACGATACTTACAGACGACCAAACAGACCGTACTATAATAGAGACGACTTAGACAATGACTTTGAATCTCGTGACAACAAACCAATTGCACCCGTGACAGAAAACTTTCAATCCTCAGCTAGGTCCAATGACGACGATACTTTTGAACCAACACTGTCTACAGAAAAAACTGTACTGACTGACCGACCGAAACTTCCTTTGGATAAATCTTCGCAAGTTGAGAAAATTGATCCAACGACTGAGaacatttacaaattacttaCTTTCGGTTACGTAGGGACTTACAGAGGTGACGCGATCACCAATACTAACAAAGAAAATACTCGTATTAATGACAATGACAAAATACATGACGTTATAAGTAAAGACTTTTCGACTGTTGAGACTGACAAATATGATGCTAACTTTACTGATGacttaaataatactaaacttTCAACTTTCATCCTTTATGAGACCGCGACAAAACCTTACAACTTACATAGGCCGACACGACGAAACGATGACGAACATATGACTGTAgatccaaaaaataaatactttttcatgCATAACGTTTTACGAAAATATCCAGATGGATCATCGTTGAAAGACCAAATAAAAGGAGAAAAAGcaaatgcaaataataatataaaaacgaatTCTCCAAATTTAGATGATTTAGGAATACAGGAAAGATCAgggataaataaattatcttcaaACATAGACGAGTCTAAACCTATAAGTAATGAGAAGCCGAAACTTAAGAGACCTGCTACTTCTGTGAAAACTCCATCCGTAGCTTTCCAAATAATACCAAGTGAAAACAA ccCTTCACAGTGGGCAGTATATGAAGAGAAAGAAGACCTTCCTGGAGGAGTCCCTCAGAGGATGCCATCCATCAAATCTGACCCCTACGCTCTTCGAGAAATTCCTCGACCTATGAACTTCAACTCTTTAAGACGAAGACCTGGACGAATTTAA